ATTAGATCTTCCATAAACGTTGTATATCCCGAAAGTAAGTGCCGCTTTGAATCTTCCTGTATTTTTAAATTCATAAGTCGCATTCAGATCCAATCTGTGATACGCCGGCATACGACTGCTGTTTCTTTCACCATACTCAAGCATGGTTTGCCCGTCAAGATTGTATTTGGCAATAGGAAAAGTAGCTGCATTTCCTGTAGCGTAAACAAAAGCTCCGGAAAGCGTCCATCTTGGACTTAATTCGTAATTAGTTACAATAGAAAGGTTATGTGTTTTATCAAACGTAGAATTATACCAATCTCCGTTATTAATTCCGTTGATTTTTCTTTCAGATTTAGACAAACTATACGCCAGCCATCCGGTGAATTTACCACTTGTTTTTTTTGCCATAAATTCTAAACCATACGCTCTACCAATTCCGCCAAATAACAAATTATCCTGAAAATCGGCCTCATAAAGAGCATTATTTACATCTACTCCATCTTTATAATCTGCAATGTTTTTCATTTTACGATAATACACATCTGCACTTAGCTCATACCCTTTTTTAAATTTCTTTACATAGCCCAAATTTACCTGATCCGAAACCTGAGGTTTAGCCAGATTGATCCAAATATCATTCAGCTGAGTCCCATCGCCGGAGCTTAACGTCTGAATTCCCTGCGAATTTCTGCTATAACTTGCATTAAAACTGTTAGAATTATTAAGTTCATAAGTTGCCATTACACGAGGCTCGATAAACACATTCGTTTTCCCGATTTCCTGAAACTTCTCTTTACCTTTACTTTTAGATTGATAGGCCGATGCTCTCAATCCGTAATTAACTGATAATTTGTCCGTAATCTTATAATCATCATTAATATAAACCGCATTTTCCCACATCGATCTAGATGTATTCAGGAACGGAGATTCTATATCTTTAGAAATATTTTTGGTATCAAAATAATAGTTAGAAATCTGGAATCCGTATTTTAAAGAATGTTTTGGATTAATAAAATGCGTGAAATCCTGTTTCAGCATTAAATCTTTGATGTTAGGATTAACATCAAATTTAACTGTCGGCGCATCCAACGAAATTCTGTAATCATAATTACTGAAAATCAACGATGTTTTTGAGAATAATTTATCTGAAATAATGCTGTTCCAGCTTAAAGAACCTACTTTATTTCCCCAGTTATTTTGAGCATTATCAAACTTTATAACATCTCGACCCATGTATCCGGATAAGTAAATGCTATTGTTTTTATTGATCTGAAAATTCAGTTTTGCATTCAGATCATAGAAATACAGCTTATCCTGTGATGTTTTTTTCTGCTCGCTACCGTCTTCATTTTGGTTATCTCCCATATAAAGCTCCATAAAAGAACGTCTTGCAGACACAATAAATGAAGATTTTCCTTTTTGAATCGGCCCTTCCACACTCATTCTTGCACCGATCGTACTGATTCCCCCGTTCACGCCAAATTTTTGATTGTTACCATCTTTCATTTTCACATCCACCACAGAAGAAAGTCTGCCGCCATATTGCGACGGAATATTTCCTTTGTAAATGCTTACATCCTTCAAAACATCGCTGTTAAACGTGCTTAAAAAGCCTAATAAATGAGAATTATTGATCACAGGCGCTTCATCCAGCAAAATAAGGTTTTGATCGCCGTTTCCTCCTCTTACGCTAAACCCGGAATTCCCTTCCCTTGAAGTAATTCCCGGTAAAAACTGCATAGTTTTGATAATATCACGCTCACCTAAAAGCATCGGAATTTTAGAAAGCCCCTGAACATCCAAAACTTCAGCTCCCATTTTATTTCTCGCAGAAACCGTGTTGGATCTTTTTTTATTATTGATCACAACTTCCTTAATCGTGGTTTCATTGTCCTTGTAAAGATCCCAATCCATTCGTTTGGTGGCATCCAGGTGAACTTCTTTAGAAATTTCGTGGTGTTTGCTGTAATTAATGATCAAAGTATAATCATTTTCCGGTAACGAAAGAGAATAGAAGCCATATTCATTGGTTTTGATACTGATTTCCGGAACCTCTTTTACAGTGATTACCGCTCCGGAGATAAGCTCGCCCGAATCCTTATCTTTTACAACACCATTGATGGAATAAGTACTTTGAGCATAGGAAAAAACTGACAAAAAAATTGCCATCGTTGTTAAACGTATCATTTGTGTCTATATTTTTTATTGTGTGTGTTTTCGATGCAAATATAAAAACATTCACAAATAAAAATTTTGCACTAGTTCAATTTAAAAATAATACAGAAAAGAATATTTTCAAGAAATTTTATCTTTAAATATTAAAAATCAGTCTAAATATGGCTATTTTTTTAATTTAATTAATGACTTTAAATCAATTTATAGATTAAGCCATTCATAATCATATTATATTTTTAATAAATATTTAACATTTCATTTCTGTGAAACTTTTATTAAACAGATATATTTATTTTTTTTCTGAATTTTTAAAGATAAAAACAACTGCAACTATCGCTTCAAAAATAAGTATTACAGATAAATAACCTATAGGTTTTTCTAAAATGAAACCCTTTGTCCACTTAATTATTCCTAAAATGAATATCAACATCATAAAATAGATGGAAGTTTTTGAAAATTGCTCTTTGAAGTATTTTAAACTGAAAATTGAAGTATAAAATCCGAAAATAAGAACTAAATAAAAGGAAAGAAAATAAGGCCCTTTTAAAGAAATCGGATTTAATGAATGATGGTTTGCCATAAGCCATAGAAAACTGAACAAAACCGGAACGGTGTGAATGAGTATCTTTTTCATAATTTCTATTTTTGAATTAATCTCCGCCGCCGCATCCTCCACAACCTCCACCGCAACTGCTTCCGCAAGATGAACTGCTGCAACTTGATGAGCTCCCGCCACAACTTCCGGAAGAGCCATTGTCATTTTTATGGCGATCTTTATTATTATCTTCTCCGAAAATTTTGGAGATTAAAAATGCAATCACGAAAATAAAAGGTCCAGCTATTGAGATCACAGTCAATAAATTATCTATTCCATCTGAACAGGAACTTAAAATAAAGAATGCCGATAAGATTGCTAGAATTTTAAAACTATTGAGCCAGAATTTTTTACGTTTTGGCTGTTCTTTTTTAATTAACCAAATTTCGTGAGGCGGCTTTTGCTGAAAGATCTTTTCATAATTGCTAAGCGCTTCTGAAAACCAGTTTTTGTGTTTTTTGTTTTCATTCTCGCCTCCGTTTGAAGGATGATGATGAAGTTTTTGCTGTAAAATATTGGGGCAAAACTCTTCCCAGTAATTCTGCGTGTAGATAAGATGCATATGCCAGACTTTATCTACAATTTCGCTCGGTGAAGCTCCGTTGGGTAAAACACAGCAGAGATAAACGAATTTTTTATACTCTTCTATTGCTTTTGCTGTAAATTCTTCCGTCCAGTTTTCTTCTTTTGCTAATTTCTTTGAGAAAGGAAAATTGGCATTTGGTTGATCTAAAGAAAATTCCTGAAGCCTTTTCCAAAGCGGATCATTTTGTATTAAAAATTTTGTTTCCATTGTTTTAACTTTTAGTTTCTACTCAAATATCTTTTGATTTTAGAATATAAAAGTCTTGCAATAGTCTTTTTTAGTTTTAAAATAATCTTAAATTAGTCTTACAAAATTAAAATACAATGAAAAAAGAAGATATTCTACATTTAGAGAAGTTGATGAATTTCTTAAGCATGCATTTTTTAAAGAAAAACCATTGGGAAGATGTCTCAAAAACTGAATGGTCATATATTGTGGCAGAGCTTAATGATTTAATTATCAATGACAATTCAGAAAAGAACATAAAAAAAAAACCCGACGTATTAGGTTCCAATTATTTATATGAACATTTGATTATCAACAAATTAAAAAAGTATTATCAAAACGAAAATGCTGTTTTAAGTAAACCCAATTTAGCAAAATTAAGCTTGATTGTCAAAGTTTTAGGCTATTCCAATTACATCGATTTTATCAATTCGAATACGGAATCATTTAACTTTAATGATCTCAGAATTGAAATGAATAATGTGAAACAAAATACGGATTTACTCGACAAGCTAGTCGGTTGTTGGTATTCCTACAACAGAAATCTTCCTGAGAATCCTTTACAAGCGAAAGAAGACCGCATTTGGCGTTCGGCCACGGAAATCTATAAATCTGAAACTTCAGGCGAATATTTCATTGAAAGAAGCGGTGGCGACCGTCATAAGTATTTTGGGAAAGTAACTTCCTATTCCGACTATGTCTTTATCATCATGAACAGCAATACGTTCATTCGCCAGCGTCATTTTATTTCAAGGATAAAAGATATCAAGGAAAAGCTGAAAAATCCAGAATATAAGCTCCATGAGTTGCATTTTATAAGTACATGTATCAGTTTTAATCAAGAGCCTATCGCTCTTTTCGAGATCTTTCAGAAAGCAGACCGGAAAACATTCATTCCCGATTCTTTAAGTTTCCCGATCGACAGCGAAGAAATTCCAAAATCTATTCTAAAACAACTTGAAGATACAGAAGCTAACCGTATTGATTATAAGTAATTTGGTTGTTAGTTGTTAGTTGATAGTTTATAATTGATGAGAACTTTATAAGTCTATTATCTTTTCTCTATCATCTTTATTCAAATTAGCAAACCAACCAATCTTTAAAATCTTTCACACGATCCCGGCTGACTGTGATGTCTTCCTGTGGCTGAAAGGTAAGATCAACTTTATAATTGGGAGAAGTATGAATATTTTTAATATAATCTGAGTTAATGATGAATTGTCTATTCACACGGAAGAACTTTTTCTCGTCCAAGATATCTTCAAGCTCGTCCAGCGTAAAATCCGAAGGATACGTTCTTTCCGAAGTCTGAAGATAAACGATCTTGTTTTCGCTGAAAAAACAGCTTACCTCCTGTGTCTGAACAATTTTAAGATTATACCCGATTTTAACTAAAATTCTTGAAAGCGTAGATTTATCTTTTTTAATCAACTGTTTAATTTCCTTCGAACTCACCGAATTATCTGAAGGCAAAAAAGACTTGAATTTTTCAATCGCTCCCACCAGATCTTCATCTAAAATGGGTTTTAAAAGATAATCTATACTGTTCAGCTTAAAAGCTTTTAAAGTATACTGGTCAAAAGCGGTCGTATAAATGATGAAACCTTTGCTGGGCACTTTTTCAAAAATATCAAATGATAAACCGTCACCCAACACGATGTCCGAAAAAATAAGCTGCGGATGTTCATTTTCAGAGAACCACTGTATGCCCTCTTCCACCGATTCTATTTTCGCAACCACTTCTATTTCAGGAAATTCATTAAGCATTCTTTCCAATTTCCTTGAAGCCGGTTTTTCGTCTTCGATAATCACAGTTTTTATCATTGAATTCCTGATTTTTAGTTTAAATTTCGAATAAAATTAAGTAAAATTGATCAATTTTTAAAATTGAATCGGTTCTTTTG
The sequence above is a segment of the Chryseobacterium sp. MYb264 genome. Coding sequences within it:
- a CDS encoding glycine-rich domain-containing protein, translated to METKFLIQNDPLWKRLQEFSLDQPNANFPFSKKLAKEENWTEEFTAKAIEEYKKFVYLCCVLPNGASPSEIVDKVWHMHLIYTQNYWEEFCPNILQQKLHHHPSNGGENENKKHKNWFSEALSNYEKIFQQKPPHEIWLIKKEQPKRKKFWLNSFKILAILSAFFILSSCSDGIDNLLTVISIAGPFIFVIAFLISKIFGEDNNKDRHKNDNGSSGSCGGSSSSCSSSSCGSSCGGGCGGCGGGD
- a CDS encoding TonB-dependent receptor yields the protein MIRLTTMAIFLSVFSYAQSTYSINGVVKDKDSGELISGAVITVKEVPEISIKTNEYGFYSLSLPENDYTLIINYSKHHEISKEVHLDATKRMDWDLYKDNETTIKEVVINNKKRSNTVSARNKMGAEVLDVQGLSKIPMLLGERDIIKTMQFLPGITSREGNSGFSVRGGNGDQNLILLDEAPVINNSHLLGFLSTFNSDVLKDVSIYKGNIPSQYGGRLSSVVDVKMKDGNNQKFGVNGGISTIGARMSVEGPIQKGKSSFIVSARRSFMELYMGDNQNEDGSEQKKTSQDKLYFYDLNAKLNFQINKNNSIYLSGYMGRDVIKFDNAQNNWGNKVGSLSWNSIISDKLFSKTSLIFSNYDYRISLDAPTVKFDVNPNIKDLMLKQDFTHFINPKHSLKYGFQISNYYFDTKNISKDIESPFLNTSRSMWENAVYINDDYKITDKLSVNYGLRASAYQSKSKGKEKFQEIGKTNVFIEPRVMATYELNNSNSFNASYSRNSQGIQTLSSGDGTQLNDIWINLAKPQVSDQVNLGYVKKFKKGYELSADVYYRKMKNIADYKDGVDVNNALYEADFQDNLLFGGIGRAYGLEFMAKKTSGKFTGWLAYSLSKSERKINGINNGDWYNSTFDKTHNLSIVTNYELSPRWTLSGAFVYATGNAATFPIAKYNLDGQTMLEYGERNSSRMPAYHRLDLNATYEFKNTGRFKAALTFGIYNVYGRSNPYMLNFEADQKNPGKINVVQEVLFRSLPSIGLNFKF
- a CDS encoding LytR/AlgR family response regulator transcription factor, whose amino-acid sequence is MIKTVIIEDEKPASRKLERMLNEFPEIEVVAKIESVEEGIQWFSENEHPQLIFSDIVLGDGLSFDIFEKVPSKGFIIYTTAFDQYTLKAFKLNSIDYLLKPILDEDLVGAIEKFKSFLPSDNSVSSKEIKQLIKKDKSTLSRILVKIGYNLKIVQTQEVSCFFSENKIVYLQTSERTYPSDFTLDELEDILDEKKFFRVNRQFIINSDYIKNIHTSPNYKVDLTFQPQEDITVSRDRVKDFKDWLVC